The Acidimicrobiales bacterium sequence GGATCCGGTGAGTCGGGGCAAGCTCGCCGTCGCGGTCAACATCGGCACGAGCCGGCTCGACAACCTGATGGTGCAGCTCGAAGTGGAGGAGATCGTGGCGAAGGTCGGGTCGGCCTGGATCCGCACCGCCAAGCCGTGGGTCTATCCGCGCGAACGGGTCGGTCAGGTCAACGCGTGGCGCCGTGAAGAGCAGGCGGCCATGGAGGAGTACCAACGCATCGACGGCTGTCGCATGGCCTACCTGCGGCGTCTGCTCGACGACCCGCAGTCCCCGCCGTGCGGTGTGTGTGACAACTGCCGCGGCGACACGTTCGGCACCGACCCGGATTCGGCGGTGATGGCCGAGGCCGACGAGCGTCTGCGCCGCGACTTCGTCGCGATCGGCCGGCGAAAGCAGTGGCCGGCCGGTCTGGAGGAGGTCTCCGGGCGCATCGCCGCCGACGAGCAGGCCGACGACGGGTGGTGTCTCACCCGCCTGGGCGGGGCCGGGTGGGGTCCGGTGGTTCGGCAGGGAAGGGACGCGGGCGGACCCTTCGAGGACGCCCTCGTCGATGCGCTCGCCGAGATGTGCGTGGCGTCGATCACGCCGATGCCCGACTGGATCGGCTTCATCCCGTCGGAGCGACATCCCGGACTCGTGTCCGGGCTGGCGCACCGCCTCGGGGACCGTCTCGGGCTACCGGTGCACGACACGGTCACCAAGACGCGGTCGACGGAGCTCCAGGTGGGCATGCGCAACTCCCACGCCCAGCTCCGCAACGTCTGGAACGCCTTCGCGGTGCAGACGCCGATCGTGGGCTCGTGCCTGCTCGTCGACGATGTGATCGACAGCAAGTGGACCGTCACCGTCGCGGCGCGCGAGCTGCGCCGGGCCGGATGCGAGCGCGTCGTTCCCGTTGGCCTCGCGTCGGGGCAATGACCTTGACGGCGCCCATCGTTGGGGTAGACCGACACGATGGCCGACCGCCCCCTACCGCCCGAAGTCGCGGAACGGCTCGGACCGTTCTATGTCTACGCCCTCGTGGACCCTCGGGACGGGTCGACGTTCTACATCGGCAAGGGGACCGGTCAACGGCTTCTCGCCCACGGCTTCGAGGCCGACATCGAGGGCGACGACCGCCGCAACCGGGCCAAGCTGGCTCGCATCCGCTCGATCCGAGAAGCGGGGCTCGAGCCGCGCCTCGACATCGTCCGCCACGGGCTGACCGAGCCGGAGTCGTTCCTGGTCGAAGCGGCGCTCATCGACAGCCTCGACGGGCTCACGAACGCCGTCGCCGGACACGGCACCAGCGTGGGTCGTCGCCCACTGAGCGAGTACGCGTCGGCCTACGGTGCCGAATCGGTTCCCGCCGACGCGCCCCCGGCCGTTCTCATCCGTCTCAGTCGCTGGACCGACATGCCCGAGGAGATGGAGGCGGGTGTCCGGCGGGCGGGCAACGGATATCGGCCCGGCATGACGCTCGAGGAGCTGGTCGACGCCACGCGGGCATGGTGGAAGATCAGCCGTGATTCGGTGGAGCGGCGCGGGTGCGAGCATGCGGTCGCGGTGCACGAGGGCGTGACGAGAGCGGTCATGCGGATCGGCTCGTGGACACAGCGGGCCGATGGTCGTCGGTGCTTCGCCGCCGAGCCCGTGCGCCACGGCCCGGTTTTCGAGGCGTGGGTCGGGCCGTTCGGTCGGCGCGTCGACTTCGCGTCGAACTCGCAGAACCCGATCGCCTACTGGCCGAGTCGCTCCTGAGGACCGGCTCCGGAAGCGCCCCGCTAGCCCTCGGCCGTGTTCACGATCTCGGTGAGGGGAATGAAGCTGCCCTCCTCGCCGTCGTGGGGATCGAACGCCACGAGCCTGAAGCCGTCTTCCCCGTCGTGCTTCCCCGGACCGAACGACGAGAACGCCTGCCCCGGGAGGTCGATCGACCCGAGCGATTCGAGTCCGGCCTCGAACGTCTCGTTGGTGAGGTCGGTGCCGGCTGCAGTGGCCGCGGCGACGAATACAGCGAGCGACGAGCAGGCGTCGCGGATCCCGGCGAACCAGTCCTCGGGCCCGACGAGTTCGGCGGTGGGCACCACGGTGAGGCCGGGAACGGCTTCCTCCACCGTCGTGATGCACTCCTGGAGCAGGGGTTCCTCGAACTGTTCGGTGTTGGTGGAGGACAATCCGGCGACGGTCAACACCCCGTCGAAGCCGTCCCGCTCCGCCTCCGTCGCAGCCCCGAAGATCTGCTGGAAGGTCTCGGCGTCGAGCACGGCGACGTCGATGTCACCCATCACGTCGCGGATGTCCGCGATCGAGCCGACCCCGCTGGTGCCGACGACCAGGACGAAATCGACCCCGTCGAGCTTCCAGTTCTCGGTGAACCGCAGGATCTCGCGGTCGACGGCGATCTGGTCGCCCTGGGTGTCGGTGATCACGCCGACGGTTCCCAGGTCCAACTCGTTCGCCTCGACGAACGGTCGCACCACGGTGTCCACGGATGACGCCGCCGAGGTGTTGGTCAGGACGCCGATCGTTCGTCCATCGAGACGGTCGGTGAGCAACAGGACGTCCAGGAGCACCTGGAGCTCTCGCTCCTCGGCCATGTCCGGCGATGCGAGGGTGGCGATCGACCGGTCGATCCACTCCTGACGCATGAGGTGACCCACATGGATGGTCTGGTGGGTCTCGGTGAGACACAGCACCGAATCGCCGATCCACAGGCCGAGCACGGCGAAGACCTCATTGTCCTCGGTGAAGTAGAGACAGGATTCCTCCGCCTCGACGTTGCCGACGGGGAGGTACGAGTCATGAATGGCCGTGAGCCGTCGGCCGTGGATTCCGCCGTCGTCGTTGACCGCGGCGATCAGCGCATCCCAGATGGCGATCTCGTCGCCGTGGTTGAAGTCGATGAAGCCGAGGTCGAGCAGCTGATTGAAATCGACACCCGCGATGCCGAGCTCGATCGTGTCCTCCGACACGCCGCGAAACGACGCCGTCAAGGGCGGCACCGTGGTGGATGTCGCCGCCGGCTCAGACGTCGACGTCGATATCGGTGCGGTGTCGGTAGTGGTGTCGCCCGCGCTTCCGTCGTCGTCTCCGCACGCCGCGGCGAAGACGACGAACGTCACGATCACACAGGACCACCGAGCACGTCGACGGATCATGACCGCAGTCTGACGGATCAGTCGGCGCGAGTCGAGCGCTCGCCTGCTCGCGACTGTCCGTCGCGCCGCCGTCTGTCAGGTGACGGTGACCTTGCCGGAGCTGGTCACCAGTATCGGCGCCTTGTAGGAGAGCGTGGTCTCCGAACCGTCCGCCAGGTCGAGCGTGGTGGACGACTTGCCCACGGCCCGGCCGAAGTACTGGAACGAGACATCGACCTGATGCGAGCCCGGTTCGAGCGTACGGGTCTCGCTTCCCCAGCCGATCCGCTCCTCGACCCCATCGATCGTGAGGTTGATCTTGGTCATGTAGAGAAAGATCGAGAGGGGGTTGTGCTTCGTGTTGATCGTCAGCGTTGCCGCCATGGAACGTCCTTGTCTTGTTGGTCGGGAGCACCGTAGGCCAGATCCGCTCGCTTGGCGGTGGTCCGAACGGATGACACACTCGTCGATGCTCGCGACACGACTCGGAGAGGGAGAGCACATTGGCTGACACATCACAGGGTGAGGGTTGGTGGGTTGCCGCCGACGGCAAGTGGTATCCGCCCCAGTCTGCCCCGGCCCCCACTTCGGCGCCGGTGCCCAGCGCACCGGCTCCGACAGCAGCCCCGACGATGAGAGCCGCACCGACCTCTCAAGCAGGCAACAGTGGCGGCCTCATCAGCATGATCGGCTGGCTGGTCGCCATTGCCGGAGTGTGTGTGATCTTTGCGACGCTGATCGAACTCAGCAGCGACGAGAACCAGTATCTCGAACTCAACGTCGCGGACTACCTCACCGCGATGTCGCCAGGATTCATGGTGCTCGGCATCGGCGCCGCGGCCGCCGCGCTCGGCGGCATCCTCAGCCGAACCGGTTGACCTCGACGGTCCCTCGCAGGACTGCCGGCGGGACGGACGACCCGTTCATGGGCTCGGCTGGTTGCGCATGGCGTCGACCGCTTCGATCGAGCCGAGCAGGACCGGGCTGCCCCACCCGACGGTGACGCCGCCGCCGTCGTCCAACGCTGCAGCCCGGGTGACTTCGAGGCGCACCCGCAGCACGCCCGTCAGGTCGATGCTGATCTCCTGCGACTCGCCGTAGCCGAGCGTCCACTCCTCCGACCGGTCGTCGGCGAGGACCCGGAACGTCACCCGTGCCGTGTCGTCCGCCAGGTCGGAGACACCGATGGTCGCGTCGAGGCTGGAGAGTTGCCGGTTGAGGGCGTACTCCAGATAGTCCACGTTGGTGCGATCCGGCGTGCACGTCAGCGAGTCGTCGAAGATCGTGCCGTTGATCTGCACATCGCGGCGCTGGCAGCCGCCGCCGCTCTCGGCGGAACGCAGCTCGGTGAGGAACAGTGCGGCGGGCGGCTCGGCCACGAGCAGTTCGACTTCGTGATCGAGCGGCTCGCCGGCCGCCGGGGTGGTCTCGACGACGGTCTCCGGCGTGGCTCCCTCGACATAGGTGCGGACGATCACGCCGCGGGCGCCGAAGTCGGCCAGCTCCTCCCGGGCATCGGCAGTCGCCATGCCGACGAGGTCCGGCGTCTCGGCCTGACGCGAGACGAAGAGGACGACGTCGCCGATCAGCGGCTCCGCCGGTCGTGGGTCCTGATCGATGACCAGGCCGGCCTCGCCCGCGGTGTCGATGCGTTCGATGCGGACGTCGTCGTCGCCGAGTCCGGCATCGACGAACACCGCCCGAGCCTGGTCCTGGGTCAGCCCGACCACGGACGGGGTGACGCTCACGCCCGTCTCGACCGGCGTGTCGACGACCTCCACGGGACGGATCACGGCGATGCCGACCTCCGTGACGGCCGGCTCGGCGACCTCGTCGTCGAGCGCGCCCTTGAGCCACCAGCCGCCGGCGGCGCCGAGCAGAAGCGGGACCAGGACGAGACTGACCCGGCTGATCGTCCGTGCCGAAGGTCGACGACGGCGGGACGGCTTCTCGGCT is a genomic window containing:
- a CDS encoding PASTA domain-containing protein, yielding MTDMPPPLPPPPPDSEPQPEPEDSRPPVAAEKPSRRRRPSARTISRVSLVLVPLLLGAAGGWWLKGALDDEVAEPAVTEVGIAVIRPVEVVDTPVETGVSVTPSVVGLTQDQARAVFVDAGLGDDDVRIERIDTAGEAGLVIDQDPRPAEPLIGDVVLFVSRQAETPDLVGMATADAREELADFGARGVIVRTYVEGATPETVVETTPAAGEPLDHEVELLVAEPPAALFLTELRSAESGGGCQRRDVQINGTIFDDSLTCTPDRTNVDYLEYALNRQLSSLDATIGVSDLADDTARVTFRVLADDRSEEWTLGYGESQEISIDLTGVLRVRLEVTRAAALDDGGGVTVGWGSPVLLGSIEAVDAMRNQPSP